In one window of Pseudobdellovibrionaceae bacterium DNA:
- a CDS encoding heme-binding domain-containing protein: MRISKQNLYIAFAMSCFVHLSAYAHKGEDHSKPKEAQNSSVASEKLLEEINEGYISKIKPILKTKCLDCHGSNNHMPWYHSLPGVKQIMNHDIEEAKEHMDMTKGFPFAGHGTPKEDLEALRETLKEDSMPPWQYKLMHWDSGLTSEEMKIVNQWINESLNKLNNGGNR, translated from the coding sequence ATGAGAATTTCAAAGCAAAATCTTTACATAGCATTTGCGATGAGCTGCTTCGTTCATTTGAGCGCCTATGCTCATAAAGGTGAGGACCACTCAAAGCCAAAGGAGGCTCAAAATAGTTCAGTAGCTTCTGAAAAGCTGTTGGAAGAAATAAATGAAGGTTACATTTCTAAAATTAAGCCTATTTTAAAAACTAAATGTCTAGATTGCCACGGAAGCAACAACCATATGCCTTGGTATCACTCATTGCCCGGAGTGAAACAAATAATGAACCATGACATTGAAGAGGCCAAAGAGCATATGGATATGACAAAGGGATTTCCGTTTGCAGGACACGGAACACCCAAAGAAGACCTAGAGGCACTAAGGGAAACCCTTAAAGAGGATTCCATGCCCCCTTGGCAGTATAAATTAATGCACTGGGATTCCGGCCTTACAAGTGAAGAAATGAAAATTGTAAATCAATGGATTAACGAAAGTTTAAATAAACTAAATAATGGAGGTAACAGATGA
- a CDS encoding efflux RND transporter permease subunit, protein MILKTIEFCAKNRFITLLAVAVALVAGWFSMKKIPIDAIPDLSDTQVIVYSTWNVSPDIIEDQVTYPIVTSLLGVPKVKDIRGLSTFGASYVYVIFEDGTDIYWARSRVLEYLSKIVPQLPEGSKTELGPDATGVGWVYQYALKDTSGKHTLADLRSFQDWFLRYQIQAVPGVSEVASFGGFENQYQVQVNPESLRAYNIPLTKVSEAIRQGNSETGARVIEYSGTEYMVRLKGYAKNRQDIENIVIGVSKSGVPIYVKNVARVTKGPEMRRGVADLNGMGDTVGGIVVMRFGENANRVIERVEKKLEDLKASLPAGVEIVETYNRSDLIERSIQTLTHELTLEMIVVALVIIIFLLHIPSALVPIITLPTAVVISFILMYLMDVSANIMSLGGIAIAIGAMVDAAIVVVENCHKKMEEWKQSGGKASMDEVIISAIKEVGPASFYSLLVIAVSFLPIFALEAQEGRLFKPLAYTKTLAMLVASLLSITLVPALLIIFTKKREFKRGPTWWTKFMNFVFASKMKHEDEHPISRFLFKIYGPAVDWVVDRRRKVIAGAVVLMLATIPIYFKLGSEFMPPLNEGTILYMPTTMPGISVTEAQNLLQKQDEILKSFPEVLSVHGKAGKANTATDPAPLSMMETVVVLKDQREWRKMGRWYSSLPEFLHWPFEWISPSYMSWDELIRGMNKKMNFPGVTNAWTLPIKGRIDMLTTGIRTPIGIKISGGDLKKIEQIGLQIEKIISEVDGTRSVFAERVTGGFFFDFNFNREALARHGISIQQAQNSLATALGGRNVTTTVEGRERYSVNIRYARAFRQNKEHIRRILIDSPKGYQVPLSEVANIQMLNGPGMIRNDNGLLTGYVYVDLESSDVGGYVKKAKEAVNQKLELPSGYSLSWSGQYKSMERVKEKLKVVLPITLLIVIVLIFLNTGSAMKTSIVLLAIPFSAIGAIWLLYLLGYNMSIAVWVGLIALLGVDAETAIYMLLYLDLAYEKRKKDGKLNSFSDLKEAIHYGAVKRIRPKMMTVLTTFMALLPIMMASTASSGADVMKRMAAPMVGGIFTSFLLELLVYPAIFALWKERSLKNNERSAA, encoded by the coding sequence ATGATTTTAAAGACAATTGAGTTTTGTGCGAAAAATAGATTTATCACTTTGTTAGCTGTTGCAGTTGCACTTGTTGCTGGCTGGTTCAGCATGAAGAAGATTCCAATCGATGCTATACCTGACCTCTCAGACACCCAGGTTATTGTCTATTCCACTTGGAACGTCAGTCCCGATATAATAGAAGATCAAGTTACTTACCCAATAGTTACAAGTTTGCTGGGAGTTCCGAAGGTTAAAGATATTCGAGGGCTCTCAACATTCGGTGCCTCTTATGTATATGTCATTTTTGAAGATGGAACTGATATCTATTGGGCTAGGTCGAGAGTATTGGAATATCTATCTAAAATTGTTCCTCAACTTCCTGAAGGATCAAAAACGGAACTTGGGCCTGATGCGACAGGTGTAGGCTGGGTCTACCAATATGCTCTTAAAGATACATCAGGAAAACACACCCTTGCTGATCTAAGATCATTCCAAGATTGGTTTTTGCGCTATCAAATACAGGCCGTACCTGGAGTATCTGAAGTAGCCTCCTTCGGTGGTTTTGAAAATCAGTATCAAGTGCAAGTGAATCCAGAATCTCTTCGAGCCTACAACATCCCTTTAACGAAAGTCAGTGAAGCCATAAGGCAAGGCAACTCCGAAACTGGAGCCAGAGTTATAGAATACTCAGGTACCGAGTACATGGTTCGTTTAAAAGGATATGCAAAAAACCGACAGGATATAGAAAATATCGTTATTGGCGTAAGTAAAAGTGGGGTCCCTATTTATGTAAAGAATGTAGCCCGAGTCACCAAGGGACCAGAGATGAGACGAGGAGTTGCCGATCTTAATGGGATGGGTGACACCGTTGGTGGAATCGTTGTCATGCGATTTGGGGAGAATGCAAATCGTGTCATCGAGAGAGTGGAAAAAAAGTTGGAAGACCTCAAAGCTTCACTTCCTGCTGGAGTTGAAATTGTTGAGACTTACAACCGCAGTGATCTCATTGAGCGGTCCATTCAAACTCTCACTCACGAACTCACACTTGAAATGATTGTCGTCGCTTTGGTCATTATTATTTTCCTATTACATATTCCCAGCGCACTTGTACCGATTATTACCTTACCTACAGCAGTGGTGATCTCATTTATTTTGATGTACTTGATGGATGTATCAGCCAACATCATGTCATTGGGAGGAATTGCCATTGCCATTGGAGCTATGGTAGATGCTGCCATCGTGGTAGTTGAAAATTGCCACAAGAAAATGGAGGAATGGAAACAATCCGGCGGAAAAGCCTCTATGGATGAAGTTATCATTTCCGCAATCAAAGAAGTTGGACCAGCTAGCTTTTACTCATTACTTGTCATTGCAGTTTCCTTCCTACCTATTTTTGCGCTGGAGGCTCAAGAAGGCCGACTTTTTAAGCCGCTGGCTTACACCAAAACTTTGGCTATGCTTGTGGCCTCGCTCTTATCAATTACTCTCGTTCCTGCTCTTCTCATTATCTTTACGAAAAAGAGAGAGTTTAAAAGAGGACCAACTTGGTGGACAAAGTTCATGAATTTTGTGTTTGCTTCAAAAATGAAACACGAAGACGAACACCCAATCAGTCGTTTTTTGTTCAAGATATATGGTCCAGCAGTGGACTGGGTTGTTGACCGCAGGAGAAAAGTCATTGCTGGTGCTGTGGTACTTATGCTCGCAACGATTCCCATTTACTTTAAGCTGGGTTCTGAGTTTATGCCTCCGCTGAATGAAGGAACCATTTTATATATGCCCACCACAATGCCTGGTATCTCGGTGACAGAAGCCCAAAACCTTCTGCAAAAACAGGATGAAATCTTAAAGAGTTTTCCCGAAGTTTTAAGTGTTCACGGGAAGGCAGGAAAAGCAAATACAGCCACTGACCCCGCTCCTCTATCAATGATGGAGACTGTCGTCGTGCTAAAGGATCAACGAGAGTGGCGTAAAATGGGTCGCTGGTATTCTAGTTTGCCAGAATTTTTACATTGGCCCTTTGAGTGGATATCTCCAAGCTATATGAGTTGGGATGAACTCATACGAGGGATGAATAAAAAGATGAACTTTCCCGGTGTTACAAATGCTTGGACTCTTCCCATCAAGGGAAGAATAGACATGTTAACAACGGGAATCAGAACGCCAATCGGTATCAAGATTTCGGGAGGAGATCTTAAGAAAATTGAACAGATTGGCTTACAGATTGAAAAGATCATTAGTGAAGTTGATGGTACACGCAGTGTCTTTGCAGAACGAGTTACAGGTGGATTCTTTTTTGACTTTAATTTTAACCGTGAAGCTTTAGCTAGACATGGAATTTCCATCCAGCAAGCTCAAAACTCTTTAGCTACTGCATTGGGGGGCCGTAATGTTACGACCACAGTTGAAGGGCGTGAGCGCTACTCTGTGAATATCCGCTATGCTAGGGCATTTAGGCAAAATAAAGAACACATTCGCAGAATTTTGATAGATTCTCCGAAGGGCTATCAAGTTCCACTCAGTGAAGTAGCAAACATTCAAATGCTCAATGGCCCAGGGATGATTAGAAACGACAACGGATTGCTGACAGGATATGTCTATGTTGATTTAGAAAGTTCAGATGTTGGCGGATATGTAAAAAAGGCTAAAGAGGCCGTTAATCAAAAACTTGAGTTACCTTCCGGCTACTCACTGAGCTGGAGTGGACAATATAAAAGTATGGAGAGGGTTAAAGAAAAGCTCAAAGTTGTTCTCCCCATTACCCTTCTCATTGTGATTGTACTGATTTTTCTTAATACAGGCTCGGCAATGAAAACGTCCATCGTTTTACTTGCGATTCCTTTTTCCGCTATTGGAGCCATATGGCTTCTTTATCTTTTAGGCTACAACATGAGTATTGCAGTATGGGTAGGACTTATCGCACTTCTAGGTGTTGATGCCGAGACAGCCATCTATATGTTGCTCTACCTCGACTTGGCTTACGAAAAGAGAAAGAAGGATGGAAAATTAAATTCGTTTTCAGATCTGAAAGAAGCCATCCACTATGGTGCTGTTAAACGTATTCGCCCTAAGATGATGACGGTTCTTACAACCTTTATGGCTCTACTTCCAATCATGATGGCCAGTACCGCCAGTAGTGGTGCTGATGTCATGAAGAGGATGGCTGCCCCTATGGTCGGAGGAATATTTACCTCCTTCTTACTTGAGCTTTTGGTTTATCCGGCCATTTTTGCTCTTTGGAAAGAACGCTCTCTCAAAAATAATGAAAGGAGTGCGGCATGA
- a CDS encoding efflux RND transporter periplasmic adaptor subunit, which yields MKNKIIGISIIVLILGAGAAWWFNHSMSDHSAHQHGKEAMAEKYICPMHPQITSDKPGTCPICGMDLVLASDMEEHEGHDHEEHQEAVNKDSANGEHKQMDMSPKGRANVKLSLSKQQMIGVKVQEVQEKNLFKSIKAPGRIAFDPELYTAQSEYLEALRQWNRVKDSPIADVKENTRQMIKSSKIRLKVMGLSDDQIQNLTKKGFQSEGLLVGGQDNIVYADVFEVDLPYIKEGQSAQISANFLQGRTLPGKVISVDQVINPETRTAKVRIKLVKSDPSIRPESYVNATIFAPLGKHAAVPLESIMDTGVDTYVFLKKDKGIFEPKKIQVVLETESEAAILGGVKPGDTVVVGANFLIDSESRLKAVIQGGNEPSGGHNH from the coding sequence ATGAAAAATAAAATCATAGGTATTTCAATAATCGTTCTAATTTTAGGAGCAGGAGCAGCTTGGTGGTTTAACCATTCCATGAGCGACCACTCTGCACATCAACACGGCAAAGAAGCGATGGCTGAAAAGTACATTTGCCCTATGCACCCGCAAATCACTTCTGACAAACCTGGAACCTGTCCTATTTGTGGAATGGATTTGGTTTTAGCAAGTGATATGGAAGAACACGAAGGTCATGACCATGAAGAACACCAAGAAGCGGTAAACAAAGATTCTGCTAATGGGGAACACAAACAGATGGACATGAGCCCCAAAGGACGAGCGAATGTAAAGTTATCTCTAAGCAAACAGCAAATGATTGGAGTGAAAGTCCAGGAGGTTCAAGAGAAAAATTTGTTTAAATCCATTAAAGCACCGGGACGAATTGCTTTTGACCCCGAACTCTATACGGCGCAAAGCGAATACCTAGAAGCTTTGAGGCAGTGGAACAGGGTTAAAGACTCCCCCATCGCTGATGTTAAAGAAAACACTCGGCAAATGATTAAGTCCTCAAAAATTCGACTAAAGGTTATGGGTCTGTCAGATGACCAAATCCAAAATCTAACTAAAAAGGGCTTTCAATCGGAAGGACTGCTTGTTGGTGGGCAAGATAATATCGTTTACGCCGATGTTTTCGAGGTTGATCTTCCATATATAAAGGAAGGTCAATCTGCACAAATTTCTGCAAATTTTCTTCAAGGAAGAACTCTGCCCGGAAAGGTGATTTCGGTGGATCAGGTTATTAACCCTGAAACTAGAACAGCCAAAGTACGAATTAAATTGGTTAAGAGCGATCCATCCATTCGGCCAGAATCCTATGTCAATGCCACAATCTTTGCGCCCCTGGGCAAACACGCTGCTGTTCCTCTAGAGTCGATTATGGACACAGGCGTAGATACTTATGTGTTCTTGAAAAAAGACAAAGGCATATTTGAGCCAAAGAAAATTCAAGTCGTTCTCGAAACAGAGTCTGAAGCTGCTATTTTAGGTGGAGTAAAACCAGGAGATACAGTTGTTGTTGGTGCCAACTTCTTAATTGACTCGGAGTCTCGATTAAAAGCAGTAATCCAAGGGGGGAATGAACCCTCAGGTGGGCACAACCACTAA
- a CDS encoding TolC family protein, which yields MFSKILVILGVLASTPGYAEEAKSLDELLRLAYQNNPGVKEYQQSWSAEDSLVTSQATLDDPMIGVSELDRGLKTQYGTVSQKIRFPTKYIYQANAQQSKADSYRSQLNAKKLEVRQEVTTLYFAIYSAQKIIQLTQANMESVKEFARVAEKKYAAGKSSQGDSMKAHFELTQLELDLIRLKQEEQALQDKLKATVSSSTLEDIEISNLNLPPPQFYGEKIRPLENELLSQLQASSPTLKTEVHKLKEVEYKSSLAKWEFAPDFQLQYQQRISGDPQDSSIFSVGITVPLWFWKKSSEASAASAKKLAQEYRLQDTGLKLVAHIKDLKGKVSTGAKTLKIYQTSLIPQAQGAYNSSRSAYQANRTSFLDLLDSERSLYRVKTGYYQSLKQYVATLSNLESQLGFEVSNLSAVSEVKNEK from the coding sequence ATGTTTTCTAAAATTTTAGTAATTCTTGGGGTGCTTGCATCAACCCCTGGCTATGCTGAAGAAGCTAAATCACTAGATGAACTTTTGCGCCTAGCCTATCAAAACAATCCTGGAGTCAAAGAGTACCAGCAATCGTGGAGTGCCGAGGATTCTTTAGTTACTTCCCAGGCCACTTTGGACGATCCAATGATTGGGGTGTCTGAACTCGACAGAGGGCTCAAAACCCAATACGGTACAGTATCCCAAAAGATTCGTTTCCCGACAAAGTACATTTACCAAGCCAATGCCCAGCAAAGTAAGGCAGATAGTTATCGCTCCCAGTTAAACGCTAAAAAGCTCGAAGTCAGGCAAGAGGTCACCACTTTATATTTTGCTATTTATTCCGCGCAGAAGATTATCCAACTCACTCAGGCGAATATGGAGTCCGTAAAAGAATTTGCCCGAGTTGCTGAGAAAAAGTACGCCGCCGGAAAGTCGTCACAAGGTGACTCTATGAAGGCTCACTTTGAACTAACACAACTAGAACTAGATTTAATTCGGCTAAAGCAAGAAGAACAAGCTCTCCAAGATAAACTCAAGGCAACTGTAAGCTCATCTACACTTGAAGATATTGAAATTAGTAACCTAAACCTGCCTCCTCCACAGTTTTATGGAGAAAAAATTAGACCCTTAGAAAACGAACTGCTAAGCCAGTTGCAAGCCAGCTCCCCAACACTTAAAACGGAAGTCCACAAACTTAAAGAAGTTGAATACAAAAGTTCTTTAGCAAAATGGGAATTTGCCCCTGATTTTCAACTGCAATACCAACAACGAATCTCAGGCGACCCCCAAGATTCAAGTATTTTCTCAGTCGGAATCACTGTGCCCCTATGGTTTTGGAAGAAAAGTTCTGAAGCTTCCGCAGCTTCTGCCAAAAAATTAGCACAAGAATATAGATTGCAAGACACTGGATTGAAGCTTGTGGCCCACATTAAGGATTTAAAGGGAAAAGTGAGCACGGGTGCGAAAACACTGAAAATTTATCAAACAAGTCTCATCCCTCAGGCACAAGGAGCTTATAACTCCAGTCGATCTGCTTACCAAGCCAACCGGACTTCTTTTTTAGATTTATTGGACAGTGAACGCTCTCTCTATCGAGTGAAAACTGGATACTACCAGTCATTAAAACAGTACGTTGCCACCTTGAGTAATTTAGAAAGTCAACTTGGATTTGAAGTCTCAAATTTGAGCGCAGTTAGCGAGGTTAAAAATGAAAAATAA
- a CDS encoding metal-sensitive transcriptional regulator: MKKGVEHTDQLNRLNRIGGQIRGIGSMIEEQRYCIDILTQIRAVKSALSSLESRIIEDHLSHCVHHAIESKNRKEADKMIKEIQGLLKKTVK; encoded by the coding sequence ATGAAAAAGGGAGTAGAACATACTGATCAGCTGAATAGGCTCAATCGAATTGGTGGCCAAATTAGAGGAATTGGCAGTATGATTGAAGAACAAAGGTATTGCATTGATATTCTAACCCAAATAAGAGCCGTAAAATCAGCCCTTTCATCCTTGGAATCACGTATAATCGAGGATCATTTGAGCCATTGTGTTCACCACGCCATTGAAAGCAAAAATCGCAAAGAAGCTGATAAAATGATCAAGGAAATTCAGGGTTTGCTAAAGAAAACTGTCAAGTAG
- a CDS encoding TrbC/VirB2 family protein produces the protein MNKKQFIIAVGLFLVSPMAFGSVESSLMGLKTVLLGSILPIFAVLGLGFAAFSFFTGNPNAKQHLIYAVIGSVILFGAQSIVDLVQRVVR, from the coding sequence ATGAATAAGAAACAATTTATTATTGCAGTTGGACTATTCTTAGTATCACCGATGGCCTTTGGCTCTGTGGAGTCTTCTTTGATGGGGCTTAAAACAGTGCTACTTGGATCAATTTTGCCAATATTCGCTGTGCTAGGGCTAGGCTTTGCAGCCTTTAGCTTCTTCACAGGAAACCCGAATGCCAAGCAGCACCTTATCTATGCAGTAATCGGCTCGGTAATTTTGTTCGGGGCACAAAGCATTGTTGATTTGGTTCAAAGAGTTGTTCGATGA
- a CDS encoding DUF87 domain-containing protein has translation MNKYALAKSLLGSHWLKEGVISNADGSISKGFEVEPLSCGLFEESFEGAISDNFFIKLSDLLTKLPNLSEGQIIICRRKLRNSEISGFATKLYVFEKVQKPESYSHFGALLEELRLDPSPITQASWKMLLSGVFGNTILENKLPDVAWEKEGIKIKEQVVRVLSLTELPQVTWKGCLQTIFENPCEFMVSIRLAIPDRVKIKKQLETKRRVSHALSVTSSLEVKNIESNSVLHSSEETLERILVGKETLFEISMAAILIGSDEATLTTARDFERMVSGIGNAGLFLESIGTLPVLKSHIPGNKTLGIRKLPILTENLAHLLPLLHDYSRLNDPSSLELRSRSGEESYLNLFSRENLNYNSFICGASGSGKSFLMNAILSSTLKDDPNSRLCIFDVGGSYKRIVEANGGKSTTLSYNEARALISSFLRIQPVGTQGFFQTFIQTLCGSGAHITHSHMVAIDDLLKEVEGEKLEIAKLIENAGKRIEKFYKDIAHWLKPHVGFDKIKERPDLIELIKSPVSAFDFKELDSDPILQRTTILLLTELLWRDLVDGRYSRTQIVFDEVWRFFAQSKGFLEEMYRTLRKYKAGIVSITQNLADYGDEAFAKMLFTNSFTKIFLQNGASAEYLRETFDLPESDIDRALSVTSKKPYYSEFFVLTPVLSQIFRLYPTEEFYALANTENISNKKESK, from the coding sequence ATGAACAAATATGCTCTTGCAAAATCATTGCTTGGCTCTCATTGGCTCAAGGAAGGGGTTATATCAAATGCCGATGGCTCCATCTCAAAAGGATTTGAGGTGGAGCCACTGTCTTGTGGTTTGTTTGAGGAGTCTTTTGAGGGTGCCATATCAGATAACTTTTTTATAAAGCTATCTGACTTGCTCACGAAGCTTCCCAACCTTTCAGAAGGGCAAATTATAATTTGTCGTAGAAAATTGAGAAATAGTGAAATCTCAGGGTTCGCTACAAAACTATACGTTTTTGAAAAGGTCCAAAAGCCAGAGAGCTACTCTCATTTTGGTGCCCTTCTAGAAGAGTTGAGGCTTGACCCTTCACCGATTACTCAAGCTTCTTGGAAAATGCTCTTGTCGGGGGTTTTTGGAAATACCATTTTAGAAAACAAGCTTCCTGATGTCGCCTGGGAAAAAGAAGGAATAAAAATAAAAGAGCAAGTTGTACGGGTATTGTCTTTAACCGAACTCCCACAAGTTACTTGGAAGGGCTGCTTACAAACCATATTCGAAAACCCATGTGAATTCATGGTTTCAATCCGGTTAGCCATCCCAGATCGAGTGAAAATAAAAAAGCAACTAGAAACCAAAAGAAGAGTTAGCCACGCTCTTTCTGTGACCAGCTCTTTGGAGGTTAAAAACATTGAGTCTAACTCTGTCCTTCACTCCTCAGAAGAAACGCTAGAGAGAATATTAGTCGGCAAGGAAACCCTTTTTGAAATTTCAATGGCTGCAATCCTAATAGGTAGTGATGAAGCAACGCTCACAACGGCAAGAGACTTCGAGCGCATGGTTTCTGGAATTGGCAATGCCGGACTATTTTTAGAAAGCATTGGTACGCTTCCAGTATTAAAGAGCCATATTCCTGGGAACAAAACATTAGGGATAAGAAAACTTCCCATATTGACTGAGAACCTGGCTCACCTCCTGCCACTCTTGCACGATTATTCACGATTGAATGACCCTTCTAGCTTGGAATTGCGCTCAAGGAGTGGAGAAGAGTCATATCTAAATCTCTTCTCCAGGGAGAACCTAAATTATAACTCCTTTATCTGTGGAGCTTCGGGATCTGGCAAAAGCTTTTTAATGAATGCGATACTTTCGTCAACATTAAAAGATGATCCTAATTCTAGGTTATGTATTTTTGACGTTGGTGGATCATATAAAAGAATTGTCGAGGCCAACGGAGGTAAGAGCACTACACTTAGCTACAATGAAGCAAGGGCATTGATCTCTTCGTTTTTGCGTATTCAGCCAGTTGGCACTCAAGGTTTTTTTCAAACTTTCATTCAAACTCTTTGTGGCTCCGGTGCACACATAACCCATTCCCATATGGTTGCCATTGATGACCTACTCAAGGAAGTTGAGGGAGAAAAGCTAGAGATCGCCAAACTGATAGAGAATGCTGGAAAGCGAATTGAGAAGTTCTATAAGGATATTGCTCATTGGCTTAAACCCCACGTTGGATTTGATAAGATCAAAGAGCGTCCAGATTTAATTGAGCTGATTAAATCTCCTGTCTCCGCTTTTGATTTTAAAGAACTAGATTCAGACCCTATTTTGCAGAGAACAACAATTCTCCTGCTCACTGAGCTATTGTGGCGTGATTTGGTAGATGGTCGTTATTCAAGAACACAAATTGTGTTTGATGAAGTGTGGAGGTTCTTTGCTCAGAGCAAGGGATTTTTAGAAGAAATGTACCGAACCCTTAGAAAGTACAAGGCTGGAATTGTTTCTATCACTCAGAACCTTGCCGACTATGGGGACGAGGCATTTGCTAAAATGCTGTTTACAAACAGCTTCACAAAAATATTTTTGCAAAACGGAGCCTCTGCTGAATATTTGCGAGAAACATTTGATCTACCTGAATCAGACATTGACCGGGCACTGTCAGTAACCTCGAAGAAGCCATACTACTCTGAGTTTTTCGTTCTCACGCCAGTTTTGAGTCAAATTTTTCGACTGTATCCGACTGAAGAATTTTATGCCCTAGCAAATACAGAAAACATTTCAAATAAAAAGGAGTCGAAATGA
- a CDS encoding type IV secretion system DNA-binding domain-containing protein has product MMSDEMLLAILVVGLGGLAFHEFYSSLSPFDAGLLIICIIVFLATALIFAWDRFSKHGRDRRKRLETIRELPKELLAKSENSVYLGKEVELDIPLYFPDTIRSRHMHILGATGSGKTESIVLNFLKQDVERGKGAIVLDAKGDASFSWALKSWVPDEKLRVFDLGSEESLTYDPLAIGTPHEAAQRLFSSFTWSEEYYKSKAFSALQKLFESHFEKNERNPKLTDLLEYLEDSELYISCTTGKSYPKKLAERDFGELSGLRDQLRSLCTGYLSKILSPESNSEMNLEEAQNGNVLYFRLQSLMSPQIVATLGKLLINHLNFLAGTAHRNEQNAKEVKLIPTYLDEFASFACPEFADLISKARSAGLALHFSHQSIGDLTEVSQGFLNRITDNSATKIIMRINDPDSADFFARSFGTKLYQKVTQRVTNSEDIESAEAIGEGSQREAHQFRASPDLFKTLPTGMGSVLIAHGQDTPHGASSVFKVRFPRISGSEGEDQ; this is encoded by the coding sequence ATGATGTCTGACGAAATGCTATTAGCAATATTGGTGGTAGGACTTGGTGGATTAGCCTTCCACGAGTTTTATAGCTCATTGAGCCCTTTTGATGCTGGCTTGTTAATCATTTGTATCATTGTATTTTTGGCAACTGCATTGATCTTTGCATGGGATAGATTTTCAAAACATGGTCGTGATAGACGGAAAAGATTGGAAACAATTCGAGAGCTACCAAAGGAGTTGCTTGCAAAGTCTGAGAACTCTGTTTACTTGGGCAAAGAGGTAGAGCTTGATATACCACTTTATTTTCCCGACACAATTCGCTCTCGGCATATGCACATTTTAGGGGCTACGGGATCAGGAAAAACAGAAAGCATTGTTTTAAATTTTCTCAAGCAAGATGTGGAGAGGGGAAAAGGTGCGATTGTTTTGGATGCAAAAGGGGACGCTTCATTTTCCTGGGCCTTGAAGTCGTGGGTTCCAGACGAAAAACTGCGGGTTTTTGATTTAGGCTCAGAGGAAAGTTTAACCTATGATCCATTGGCGATTGGTACTCCACATGAAGCAGCACAGAGATTGTTCTCTTCGTTTACCTGGAGCGAAGAATACTACAAGTCTAAAGCGTTTTCAGCATTGCAGAAATTGTTTGAAAGTCATTTTGAAAAGAACGAAAGAAACCCAAAACTCACTGACCTATTGGAGTATCTAGAAGATTCGGAGTTATATATTTCATGCACCACGGGGAAGAGTTACCCCAAAAAGTTAGCTGAGCGAGACTTTGGCGAACTCTCAGGTTTAAGGGATCAACTTCGCTCGCTCTGCACTGGGTACCTATCAAAAATTCTTTCACCTGAAAGCAATTCAGAGATGAACTTGGAGGAAGCTCAGAATGGCAATGTGCTTTACTTTAGATTACAAAGCTTAATGTCACCACAGATTGTCGCTACACTCGGAAAACTCTTAATCAATCACCTAAATTTTTTGGCTGGAACAGCCCACCGGAACGAGCAAAATGCAAAAGAAGTTAAACTCATCCCAACCTATTTAGATGAGTTTGCGTCTTTTGCATGTCCCGAATTTGCCGACCTAATTTCAAAAGCTCGCTCAGCTGGCCTTGCCCTACATTTTTCACATCAAAGCATTGGGGATTTAACGGAAGTGTCTCAGGGATTCCTAAATCGAATCACAGACAATTCTGCGACTAAGATTATAATGCGGATTAATGACCCGGATTCAGCCGATTTCTTTGCAAGATCATTCGGCACAAAACTTTATCAAAAGGTCACCCAACGGGTCACAAATAGCGAGGACATAGAATCTGCTGAAGCTATTGGCGAAGGCTCCCAGCGTGAGGCCCATCAGTTTAGGGCTTCTCCTGATCTGTTTAAGACTCTGCCTACCGGAATGGGATCGGTACTGATTGCGCATGGCCAGGACACACCACACGGGGCATCAAGTGTATTTAAGGTCAGATTCCCTAGGATTAGTGGTTCAGAAGGAGAGGACCAGTGA